One Egibacteraceae bacterium genomic window carries:
- a CDS encoding carboxypeptidase-like regulatory domain-containing protein: protein VNNTLHRNSGHGNARFDGADLNPNCDNNDWRDNDFGTVNQPCVRGPRPGAIAGQVVDAATGAGVGGATVTADGRTATTDAGGSFVIGELAPATYTVTVTAPGYLQASETATVTAGETTTVTVQLQREPPRRGAIAGLVIDANTGAVIVGATVTADGRSATTDASGRYTIADLPPATYTVTVTADGYTQASRTVTVTAGETTTAHFALRAARPPRGDPQTVEDCRDGGWREYGFRNQGQCIRFVRTGQDSRPQNPQTEQDCRNGGWRDYGFRNQGECIRFVRTGEDSRQDGPRTGFDCLVGGWRKYGFHNLAECIWFVYTGIDNRP from the coding sequence CGGTCAACAACACGCTGCACCGCAACTCCGGTCACGGAAACGCCCGGTTCGACGGTGCCGACCTCAACCCCAACTGCGACAACAACGACTGGCGCGACAACGACTTCGGCACGGTCAACCAGCCGTGCGTGCGCGGTCCGCGGCCCGGCGCGATCGCCGGTCAGGTGGTCGATGCGGCTACGGGCGCGGGGGTTGGTGGCGCGACGGTGACCGCGGATGGTCGCACGGCCACGACGGATGCCGGTGGCAGCTTCGTGATCGGTGAGCTGGCGCCGGCGACCTACACGGTGACGGTCACCGCGCCGGGCTACCTGCAGGCGTCCGAGACGGCCACGGTGACCGCTGGTGAGACCACGACCGTGACCGTGCAGCTGCAGCGTGAGCCCCCGCGTCGGGGCGCGATCGCCGGACTGGTGATCGACGCGAACACCGGTGCGGTCATCGTCGGGGCGACGGTGACCGCGGACGGCCGATCGGCGACCACCGACGCCAGTGGTCGGTACACGATCGCGGATCTGCCGCCGGCGACCTACACGGTGACGGTCACGGCGGACGGCTACACGCAGGCGTCGCGAACCGTCACGGTCACTGCAGGTGAGACCACGACGGCGCACTTCGCCCTGAGGGCCGCCAGGCCCCCGCGAGGTGATCCTCAGACTGTGGAGGACTGCAGGGACGGTGGCTGGCGCGAGTACGGGTTCAGGAACCAGGGCCAGTGCATCCGGTTCGTCAGGACCGGACAGGACAGCCGCCCGCAGAATCCTCAGACGGAACAGGACTGCAGGAACGGTGGCTGGCGCGACTACGGGTTCCGGAACCAGGGTGAGTGCATCCGGTTCGTCAGGACCGGAGAGGACAGCCGTCAAGACGGTCCGCGAACGGGGTTTGACTGCCTCGTCGGCGGCTGGCGAAAGTACGGATTCCACAACCTCGCCGAGTGCATCTGGTTCGTCTACACCGGCATAGACAATCGCCCGTAG